CAGTTTAACCTCTGGGTCTTCAATGTCTGCTCTTTTACTGGTCAAAATTGCAATTGAGTGATGTGGAATCATGGCTTTCATCCATAAAATATCGCCAATGGGTTGTTGTTGGCGAACTAATAAAGTAGCACTTATAAAAAGTAAAATACTGCCAATAACTATAGCTCTGTTTTTTTTCTTATTCTTATAGATTTTCAGCATAAATAGCAGCATTATTATAGCCATTGCTGAAATACCGATACAGGCCATATAAAACCTAGTTAGGCTAAAATAAACGTGGTCTATTTCATAAGTGTTCAAATACATTGTGATATACATTGCGACAAAGGATGTTGCAAGCATCAATATGAATTTTGTATAATTTGATTTTTTCATAATGGTATTTTTTGTTTTCTGCTTTATATTTTAAACTCTCTTTTATTAATGGGGCTTTTATTGCACAGCGCATTGGACGGATACTCATTAAAGACGAAATAAATGCAGCCTTATAATAAATCTGGGGATTAAACCCCTCGTCTTAAATTGGTTTTGAATCCTTTATTTTTATATATTGATATTTTCATAGATTTCGGTTCACAAAAAATTTAGTTGAAGCCAATAAGAAAGCAATTGTACACACAGAGGCCGTCTTCTTAAAAGCGAAAATGAATCAGATTTGAATTCATCCATCGTCACGCTTGGCGGCGAATAGGTAGTCAAACCATGGTTTTAGAAAGTTTTGCATTAGCGAAAGTTTGATTAATATGATGATTTGCCTCCAAAGTTAAATGGAGGTATGCCATGGGATACCCGCTGGCGCGGGCATTAATCAAATTAGGAAAGACTCGTACAGAATATTTAAATCCTGTTCGAGTGGTGGCGGACTATAATCCGCAAAGAAGATTTTTTCAGCGGAAGTTATTTCTACTTCCTGCAGCACAAATACCGAAACGAAGGTAGCCGCAAAGGTTTTGTTCAATTTCAAATCAAACGAAGCTTTTGCAAAATTGTCGTCGGTTTGTATCTTAGTAATATGATTTTTGCAACAATTATGGGCTTCGGGAGCAACGCTCTCATCACCACAATCAGATGCTGGGGCATCTTTCTCCATTCCGCAGAAAAGATGTTTTTCGCCCAAAGTAACCTCAGCCATCATTTCCATCCCGCTGCAAAAGTGCTGCGCATAGGCTATCCCTGAACTGCTTGCGAGCATCAGTATGGATAAGAATATGGAAATGGTTTTTTTCATGCTTTCGCAAAAATACAAAAAAAAAGCCTCCCATTGAAATGGAAGGCTTTGTAAAATTATTTTACCTCGGAATCTACTCTTCCGCATTTCAGCATTTTATCGCCAAAATATGGATTTAAAATATCTTTGCTGCTGCTTATCCAATAGGCTCCTTTATTGTTGAAAGCCATCGGGCAATATTGCTTGTAAAGTGTTCCGGATTTTAAGCTTCCCTGTAGCATCTTTTCAATGCTGCTGCTCAAGGTTTCGAAGTTTTGGCGCTGAACACTGATATCTTCGGAAGTTGCCATTGCTGCAACTGCCGTTTGAGTAGCCTCATCTGCATTTACATCTTTAAGAAGCGCCTCAAGTTTTGATGATTCGGTGGCTGTTTTACCGGCATCGGTATTAATTAATGCTGCTTCAACCTGTAAATATTGATCAAAAATAGCCTCCATCTTGGGGTCGTTGAATTCTACTTCGGCTTCTGGAAGTTCGTAGGCTTTGGCTGTGGCTTCAGTATTGTCAACCGTTACAACTTCTGGCTCGTTTTCCTTTGTGTTGTCTTTACAGGAAATAACTGTAAACGACATAAAAGCGAAGAAAATCAGGATTACATTTTTCATAGGATAAATAGAATTTTTAGAGATGCAAAGGTATTAAAAAATCAGCTCGATTTGTATTTCTGAAAGTAAAAAGCGGGAAGCAAAATAAGTAATAACAAAGGCTGAATTAGAAATCTTCTAACATAAAACAGCACAAAATGCCCGCTAGATTCTTCCGAAGTGAAAATAATAAAACTGAAAGCCATAAAAAGTATTGCAAAAAGTATACTGTAAAGTATGAGGGAAAGCTTAATGATTTCCCTGTCCTTAAAGACCAGCCAAAGAATGGCCAAGGAAATAATGGTGTTCAACAAAAATCGTAATGCAATACCCGTTTGTAGCGCAAAGGTGTCCATTTTTGGCAACGGCATTGATTTGTAATCCATTTCAAAAAAAAGAAGCAATGGGTCGTAAAACAGGGAGTTTTCAAAAGTGCGAATCAAGACCAGCAAACCTGCGAGAATTATAAAGCCAAATATTTTTAGAGTCCTTTTCATTTAGCTGAATTTGGTTTCAGCATCCGCACCCAAATCATCCAGAGTATAAATACCAGACTATAAATTATACCAGGAAATACTACGGAATGGAGCACATTTTCATATTGTGGATATTTGTAAAGCGCAACTACCAAAATTGCAATACGCAGTAAGTTTACTATATAAATTAATACTGCTCCCGCAAGAATAAACAATACCGTTTTTTTAAAATTTTCAGCAAAGGCAATAACAAAAGCTACAAATAAAATAATCACACTGATTGAATTACAGCCCTCCACGATACTTACAGTATAACTGTTATCAATGGTCAACAACATTGATTTTTCCATTAAATCAGGTGTCAAACCTGAGGTAAAACCGACACTTTCCAGAATGGTCGCACTTTGCAAGGCAACGAGATTAGTTACAAAATCAGGAAAATAATTTCCATCCCCCGATATGGTTAAATAAAACGAATATCCTACGCTCAACAAAAGATATGTGCCCATAAAAAGCAACACAAAGCGAATTACGGTTTTGTATTTCTCAAAAAGTTTATTCAACTAAAGTGGGTTTAAAATTTGGCCTTCATGCAGTAAAAATTATATTTTCCTGCTTTTATATTTAACAAAAATACAGGATTTGTTTTTGGTGTTTGTAACCGTTTTGAAATACTTTTGCCAAAGCAATCAACATATACAAACCTAATGCCTTTTACACACTTAAAACCAAAAGTAACTACAATTCTTGCAAACGATAACGAAAGTGCCGAACAACGTTTAAAAGAAGTTTGCGAACTGCTTCAATCTTCCATAGGGTATTACGATTGGGTTGGTTTCTATTTTGCAAATGAAGCAGAAAAAACGCTACACCTAAAAGCTTTTGCGGGCGAACCAACGGACCATACGGTTATACCCTTCGGAAAAGGAATTTGCGGACAAGTGGCAGTGAGCAATAAAAACTTTGTGGTGCCTGATGTAAAAGCTCAGGACAATTACATTGCGTGCAGCATCACTGTAAAATCCGAGATTGTAATTCCGCTTTTTAAGGATGGAAAAAACATTGGGCAGATCGATATCGATTCGCACGTAGAAGACCCTTTTTCACCAGAAGACGAGCGCTTTTTGGAATGGGTCAATGAAGAAGTTGCGAAAATTCTTTAACTACATTCCCGTTCTGATTGCTTCAACAGGATCTAATTTTGAAGCTGAAATAGCAGGCAGAATTCCCGAAATTAAACCGATTGCGGCAGAAATTGCCGTTCCAACGAACATATTCCAAGGCGAGAGAATAAATTCAAAATCGCCCGTAAAACTAGAAGCGATTATTGAAACGATAAAAACCAAAAACAGCCCGATCAATCCGCCGATTACAGAAAGAATAACAGCTTCAAACAAAAATTGAAATAGTATAAATTTATTCTTTGCACCCAAAGATTTTTGAATACCGATTAAATTAGTTCTTTCCTTCACACTCACAAACATAATATTGGCAATCCCAAAACCGCCCACAAGCAGTGAAAATCCACTGATTATCAAACCAATTATATTCATACTTGTCGTAATTTCATCTATAAAATCAGTAAAACCCTGCAATTGATTTATAAAAAAGTTACTTATTTCATCTGGTTTTAATCCTCTTTTGGTTCGAAGTTGTTGGGTGAGCATTGCTTTAAATTCGGCAATATCCACATCTTTTTCGGGTTTTATTACAATCTGCGGAAAGGTGTTTTTATTATTATCACCATAAATTCTTCGCACAACATTCACTGGCATCCAAATGGAAGTATCCTTAGAATTCCCGAAAAGACCCGCGCCCTCTTTTTCCAACACGCCAATAACGTTAAATTTTCTACCATACACGCGCACTTCCTTGCCTATGGCAGATGCCGCATCGCCAAAAAGCTGATTGGCAATTTCCTCGCCCAAAACAATGACCATAGAACCACTGTTTGACTCTGAACCATTAAAAAATCGTCCTTCGGAAAGCTGCAGCGATTCTATGTAGTAATAACTATCTGTTACCGCGCCAATAGGTACATTATCTACTTGCCTATCTTCGTATTTTACGCTTTCATTTGGCACATTTAACGTAAAAGTTGCGGCTTCAATATTCGGTGTATTTCTTTCCAGATATTGATATTCATCAAAAGTAACATCGGGAAATTGTTGCCACTTCCAACGCGGAATATCCGTTGGTCCAAAGTTGAAACGCATAATAATTATGGTACTATTGTCTAGCCCGCTGATGCTGCCCTCAATTTCACGTTTTAAAGAATCAACCGCCGCCAATACCGCGATAATGGAAAAAATACCGATTGTAACGCCCACCAACGAAAGAAAAGTCCGTAATTTATTGTTTCGAAGCGCATTGAGCGCAAAATTGAAACTTTCCTTTAAAACGCGAAGGTATATTAGCATTTATAACTTTAGATTAATGATTGGGAGTTTTCAACTTCCAACTCTCAAAGGGTTGATAAAATTATGAAAAGTAAGACGTTTTCTCTGCTGTTATGTTACAAATTTACTATGCAATTATGTACTTTTGCTCCTTAATTTTCGATAATGAACAGTTCCAAAAAGATTACATCCGCTTTAATTTCCGTATTCAGCAAAGAAGGCCTGGCCCCCATTGTTAAAAAACTACACGAACAAAACGTAAAAATCTACTCTACTGGAGGCACCGAAAAGTTTATAAATGACCTTGGCATTGAAGTAATTGCGGTAGAAGACATTACAGATTATCCTTCCATTTTGGGCGGGCGCGTAAAGACTCTTCATCCAAAGGTTTTTGGTGGAATTTTAAACCGTCAGGACCACGAAGGCGATGTTGCAGAAATGGAGCAATACAACATTCCGCAGATTGATGCCGTAATCGTTGATTTGTATCCTTTTGAAAAGACCGTTGCTTCGGGCGCTTCGGAAGCAGATATTATTGAAAAAATAGACATTGGCGGAATTTCCTTGATTCGAGCCGCAGCGAAGAATTTTAAAGATACCATTTGTGTTTCCTCAGTGGACGATTACGCAGAGTTTGTGGAATTGATTTCAGCAAACAATGGCGAAATTTCCTTAAAAGATCGCAAACGTTTTGCTGCAAAATCTTTTAACGTTTCATCAAATTATGACACCGCAATTTTCAATTATTTCAACCAAGAAGAAAAGTTGCCGGCTTTTAAACTGAGTGAAACCAACGGACAGGAATTGCGTTACGGTGAAAACCCACACCAAAAAGGATATTTCTTCGGAAATTTTAATGAAATGTTCACCAAACTTCACGGAAAGGAACTGAGCTACAACAACCTTTTGGACGTTGATGCAGCTGTAAATTTGATGAACGAGTTTAAGGGCGAAGCGCCAACTTTCGCAATTTTAAAACACAACAACGCCTGCGGAATTGCACAACGCGAAACCGCACAACAAGCCTATATGGCTGCTTTGGCGGGCGATCCAGTTTCAGCTTTCGGAGGAATTTTAATCAGCAATGTTGAAATTGACGAAGCAACCGCAAACGATATCCACGAACTTTTCTGCGAAGTGGTAATTGCACCTTCTTTTTCTACAAAAGCACAGGAAATTTTAGAAGGAAAAAAGAATCGAATTTTGTTGGTTCAAAAAGAAATTGAACTACCTTCAACAACCGTTAGAACTTGTTTGAACGGCGTTTTGGTACAGGATAAAGACAATATTACAGACAGTGCTGAAATTGTAACGCACGCCACAAACAATAAACCCAATTCCGAAGAGTTAGAAGACTTGTTGTTCGCTTCAAAAATTTGCAAGCACACAAAATCAAACACTATCGTTTTGGCAAAGGGAAAACAACTTTGCGCCAGCGGAACCGGCCAAACCAGCCGCGTTGATGCATTACGGCAAGCCATAGAAAAAGCAAAAGCCTTTAATTTTAACCTTGAAGGTGCCGTAATGGCGAGCGATGCTTTTTTTCCGTTTCCCGATTGTGTAGAAATTGCGGACAATGCAGGAATAACTGCTGTAATTCAGCCAGGTGGCTCTATTAAAGACGAACTGAGCATAGATTATTGCAACGCACACGAAATGGCGATGGTATTTACAGGAACCCGTCATTTTAAGCATTAAATTTTATTACATTTGTTAAAAACAAACCTTACACGTTAACCTTCAATACCACCAATTTAAACTATGGGATTTTTTGACTTCCTGACTGAAGAAATAGCCATTGACCTTGGTACCGCAAATACCCTGATCATCCACAACGATAAAGTTGTGGTTGATGCGCCGTCAATTGTTGCGCGCGACCGAACTACCGGAAAAATAATCGCCGTAGGCCGCGAAGCCGCGATGATGCAGGGAAAGACCCACGAGAACATTAAAACAATACGCCCTTTAAAAGACGGTGTAATTGCAGATTTTGACGCGAGTGAAAAGATGATAAATATGTTTATCAGCGATATTCCTGCATTAAAAAAGAAATGGCTGAAACCTTCGTTGCGAATGGTGGTTTGTATTCCCAGTGGAATTACCGAAGTAGAAATGCGCGCGGTTAAGGAAAGTGCAGAACGCGTTAACGGAAAAGAAGTTTATTTGATCCACGAACCAATGGCGGCCGCCATAGGTATTGGTGTTGACATTATGCAACCAAAAGGAAATATGGTTGTAGACATTGGAGGCGGAACTACCGAAATTGCCGTAATCGCCCTTGGTGGTATTGTTTGCGACAAATCCATAAAAATTGCAGGCGACGTTTTCACAAACGATATTGTTTATTACATGCGCACCCAACATAATCTTTATGTGGGTGAAAGAACTGCTGAAAAAATAAAAATCCAGATTGGGGCGGCCACCGAAGATCTTGAGCTTCCACCAGATGAAATGGACGTACAAGGCCGAGATTTGCTAACCGGAAAACCCAAACAGGTTCAAACTTCTTATAGGGAAATTGCAAAAGCTTTGGATAAATCCATTCTTCGCATTGAGGATGCTGTAATGGAAACCCTTTCGCAAACGCCTCCGGAACTCGCCGCAGATATATACAACACCGGGATTTATCTTGCAGGTGGTGGTTCGATGCTTCGCGGATTGGATAAAAGGCTCTCGCAAAAAACCGATCTTCCGGTTTATATTGCTGAAGACCCATTACGCGCTGTAGTTCGTGGAACTGGTATTTGCTTAAAAAACCTGAACAAATATAAAAGCGTGCTGATTAAATAGTTTTCAGAAAAATCATTTCACTGAAAAACTTAAATAGAATAATTGCCCATTTATGGCGTTGCTCCCATTAGAAAGCAGAATATTTTAACCCCACAAAGCAATGCAGCAGATTATATTTTTCTTCATTCGGAATAAAAATTTCCTGTTGTTTGCCGTGCTTTTTACAATTTCCGTAGGGCTCACTATCCAAACGCACAATTATCACAACGACAAATATATAAGCTCTGCCAATTTTATAACGGGAGGAATATTTACTTTCAGAAATAATATTGCTGATTACCTGAATCTCGGCAAGGAAAATGAACAATTACTGCAGGAAAATTTAATGCTTCGGAAGAAATTGGATCAATTTAAGGAAGTAGTAAATGTTGAAAAACTGGACAGCACCGTGCTTCCCAATAAATTCAACTATTTTACTGCGCGGGTAATCAACAATAACTATTCAAAAACCAAAAATCAGCTTACCCTTGATAAAGGCCGAAGCGATAGCTTAAAAATTGATTTGGGCGTAATTTCTTCAAAAGGAATTGTTGGTATTGTGAGCGATGTTTCGGAAAATTACGCAACCGTGCAATCTATTTTGAACACCGAAAGTAGAATAAATGCAAAGCATAAAAATTCGGGACATTTCGGCTCCCTAAAATGGGACACAAAAAAACCAAACGTAATTCAATTAGTAGACATCCCGAGAATTGCACCGCTTGCAAAAGGTGACACTATTGTAACCAGTGGGCGCTCTACCATTTTTCCAGAGGGCATTTTAATAGGCACTATAAAAGATTTTCAACTTGATAAAGATAACAATTATTATTATGTGAACATTGAACTTTTCAATGATATGACAAGCCTTGAACACGTATATTTAATAGAAAACAGCGAAGCAAAAGAAATTTTGGAACTGGAAAAAGGAGTGAAAGATGTCGAACAGTGATATCCTTATAAATATTGTCCGTTTTGTACTGTTGGTTTTCCTTCAGGTACTACTGCTCAACAATGTGAATCTTGCAGGCTACATCAATCCATATCTTTATATCTTATTCATACTTCTTTACCCTTTAGACGGGAATAAAGGACTTTTAATTTTTCTCAGTTTTCTTTTGGGGCTTTCCATAGATATTTTTGAGGATTCCGGTGGTGTGCATGCCGCTGCATGCGCATTTATAGCGTACATACGCCCCGTGGTTTTAAAATACTCTTTTGGTGTAAGTTATGAATACAATAGCGTCAAAATCAAGAAAGCCGACCCTATGGAAAGGCTCACTTATATCGCTTCATTAGTCTTTATGCATCATTTTGTAATGTTTTCTTTGGAAATTTTCAGCTTTAAGCATATACTGTTACTGTTGAAATCTACGTTTTTTTCAGCCTTGTTCACCATTATTGTTGTAATGTGCACAATGATACTTTTCAATAGAAAGTCCTCATGAGAAAAATAGTATTGATAGCATTGGTTTTGTTGAGCGGTGTGCTTTTTACCGCAAGACTTTTCTATCTGCAGGTTTATGATGCTTCTTCCGATTCGCTTTCACAAAATAGCGCTATAAAGGTAATGTATGATTATCCGCAGCGCGGCTATATGTTTGACAGAAATATGAAACTCTTGGTTTCCAACCAACCTTCATATGATGTGATGGTGATACCGCGCGACGTTAAACCGCTTGACACTTTGGAATTTTGCGGTCTGTTGAAAATTACAAAGGAAGAATTCAAGGAAATTCTTCATAAAGCACGAGTGTATTCGCCAAGATTGCCCTCGGTTGTAATTCCCCAACTCAACAAGGCAGATTATGCTTCCCTTTCAGAAAAAATGTACAAATACGAAGGGTTTTACATTCAGCGGCGTTCCCTTCGCGAATATCAAGTGGACCATTCGGCAAACGTAATGGGTTACATTGCCGAGGTAAACAACGCCATTATTGAAAAAAATCCGTATTACCAAATGGGAGAACTTATTGGTACCGCCGGTGTGGAAAAGGAATACGAAGAAGTGTTGCGCGGCGTAAAAGGCGTGAAATATATTCAGAAAGATCGCTTCAACAGAGACATTGGACCCTACAAAGAAGGAATTTTTGACACTTTGCCCGAGCGTGGCCACGATGTACAATTGACCATTGATGCGGTGCTTCAAAAATATGGTGAAGAATTAATGATTCACAAACGGGGCGGTATTGTTGCTATTGAACCTGAAAGTGGTGAAATACTCGCTTTGGTAACTGCACCAAGTTATGACCCCTCACTATTGGTGGGGCGAGATAGGTCAAAGAATTTTACAAAATTGTGGTATGATACTATTAGCAAGCCACTTTACGACCGGGTTTTGATGGGTGAATATCCGCCAGGATCACCTTTTAAAACCTTAACGGCATTGATCGGTCTCCACGAAAACGTTGTGGATACACTTGATACCTTTGCCTGTTATCATGGTTATCGCTATGGCAACCGAACTTTAGGCTGTCACTCCCACCCTAGCCCCCTTGCAATGGTGGGCGGAATTGCAAATAGTTGCAATGCTTATTTCTGTAATGTCTACAAGCGTATTATCGATAAATATCCCAATCCACGTGAAGGTATTGATCATTGGCGCGAAGGGCTTTTGAGTTTTGGCTTAGGCGATTTTTTGGGTTACGATCTCCCAAGTGGGAAACGAGGTAATATCCCAACCTCAAAATATTATAACAAAATTCACGATTTCCCAACCCACAACTGGTCTTCATTGGCAACAATCTCTAACGCTATCGGGCAGGGTGAGGTTTTATTGACGCCAATGCAAATGGCAAACTTTACCGCAGCCATAGCAAATAGAGGTTATTATTACACGCCTCACGTAATCAAAAATGTTATTGGTCCGGACACCATTCCGCAGAAATTTAAAGAAAAGCATTA
The Aequorivita iocasae genome window above contains:
- the purH gene encoding bifunctional phosphoribosylaminoimidazolecarboxamide formyltransferase/IMP cyclohydrolase; the encoded protein is MNSSKKITSALISVFSKEGLAPIVKKLHEQNVKIYSTGGTEKFINDLGIEVIAVEDITDYPSILGGRVKTLHPKVFGGILNRQDHEGDVAEMEQYNIPQIDAVIVDLYPFEKTVASGASEADIIEKIDIGGISLIRAAAKNFKDTICVSSVDDYAEFVELISANNGEISLKDRKRFAAKSFNVSSNYDTAIFNYFNQEEKLPAFKLSETNGQELRYGENPHQKGYFFGNFNEMFTKLHGKELSYNNLLDVDAAVNLMNEFKGEAPTFAILKHNNACGIAQRETAQQAYMAALAGDPVSAFGGILISNVEIDEATANDIHELFCEVVIAPSFSTKAQEILEGKKNRILLVQKEIELPSTTVRTCLNGVLVQDKDNITDSAEIVTHATNNKPNSEELEDLLFASKICKHTKSNTIVLAKGKQLCASGTGQTSRVDALRQAIEKAKAFNFNLEGAVMASDAFFPFPDCVEIADNAGITAVIQPGGSIKDELSIDYCNAHEMAMVFTGTRHFKH
- a CDS encoding HYC_CC_PP family protein, which gives rise to MKKTISIFLSILMLASSSGIAYAQHFCSGMEMMAEVTLGEKHLFCGMEKDAPASDCGDESVAPEAHNCCKNHITKIQTDDNFAKASFDLKLNKTFAATFVSVFVLQEVEITSAEKIFFADYSPPPLEQDLNILYESFLI
- a CDS encoding DUF3347 domain-containing protein, producing MKNVILIFFAFMSFTVISCKDNTKENEPEVVTVDNTEATAKAYELPEAEVEFNDPKMEAIFDQYLQVEAALINTDAGKTATESSKLEALLKDVNADEATQTAVAAMATSEDISVQRQNFETLSSSIEKMLQGSLKSGTLYKQYCPMAFNNKGAYWISSSKDILNPYFGDKMLKCGRVDSEVK
- a CDS encoding peptidoglycan D,D-transpeptidase FtsI family protein, encoding MRKIVLIALVLLSGVLFTARLFYLQVYDASSDSLSQNSAIKVMYDYPQRGYMFDRNMKLLVSNQPSYDVMVIPRDVKPLDTLEFCGLLKITKEEFKEILHKARVYSPRLPSVVIPQLNKADYASLSEKMYKYEGFYIQRRSLREYQVDHSANVMGYIAEVNNAIIEKNPYYQMGELIGTAGVEKEYEEVLRGVKGVKYIQKDRFNRDIGPYKEGIFDTLPERGHDVQLTIDAVLQKYGEELMIHKRGGIVAIEPESGEILALVTAPSYDPSLLVGRDRSKNFTKLWYDTISKPLYDRVLMGEYPPGSPFKTLTALIGLHENVVDTLDTFACYHGYRYGNRTLGCHSHPSPLAMVGGIANSCNAYFCNVYKRIIDKYPNPREGIDHWREGLLSFGLGDFLGYDLPSGKRGNIPTSKYYNKIHDFPTHNWSSLATISNAIGQGEVLLTPMQMANFTAAIANRGYYYTPHVIKNVIGPDTIPQKFKEKHYTTVEPEHFKPVVEGMFQVYQRGTASSIQVPGIEICGKTGTAENFTKINGKRVQLTDHSIFVAFAPKDNPKIAIAVFVENGYWGSRWAGRIAGLMIEKYLKGEITRTDMEKYVLEGSLEAEYAKPYSGQPFSINR
- a CDS encoding rod shape-determining protein MreD; amino-acid sequence: MSNSDILINIVRFVLLVFLQVLLLNNVNLAGYINPYLYILFILLYPLDGNKGLLIFLSFLLGLSIDIFEDSGGVHAAACAFIAYIRPVVLKYSFGVSYEYNSVKIKKADPMERLTYIASLVFMHHFVMFSLEIFSFKHILLLLKSTFFSALFTIIVVMCTMILFNRKSS
- the mreC gene encoding rod shape-determining protein MreC; translated protein: MQQIIFFFIRNKNFLLFAVLFTISVGLTIQTHNYHNDKYISSANFITGGIFTFRNNIADYLNLGKENEQLLQENLMLRKKLDQFKEVVNVEKLDSTVLPNKFNYFTARVINNNYSKTKNQLTLDKGRSDSLKIDLGVISSKGIVGIVSDVSENYATVQSILNTESRINAKHKNSGHFGSLKWDTKKPNVIQLVDIPRIAPLAKGDTIVTSGRSTIFPEGILIGTIKDFQLDKDNNYYYVNIELFNDMTSLEHVYLIENSEAKEILELEKGVKDVEQ
- a CDS encoding ABC transporter permease, whose product is MLIYLRVLKESFNFALNALRNNKLRTFLSLVGVTIGIFSIIAVLAAVDSLKREIEGSISGLDNSTIIIMRFNFGPTDIPRWKWQQFPDVTFDEYQYLERNTPNIEAATFTLNVPNESVKYEDRQVDNVPIGAVTDSYYYIESLQLSEGRFFNGSESNSGSMVIVLGEEIANQLFGDAASAIGKEVRVYGRKFNVIGVLEKEGAGLFGNSKDTSIWMPVNVVRRIYGDNNKNTFPQIVIKPEKDVDIAEFKAMLTQQLRTKRGLKPDEISNFFINQLQGFTDFIDEITTSMNIIGLIISGFSLLVGGFGIANIMFVSVKERTNLIGIQKSLGAKNKFILFQFLFEAVILSVIGGLIGLFLVFIVSIIASSFTGDFEFILSPWNMFVGTAISAAIGLISGILPAISASKLDPVEAIRTGM
- a CDS encoding rod shape-determining protein — translated: MGFFDFLTEEIAIDLGTANTLIIHNDKVVVDAPSIVARDRTTGKIIAVGREAAMMQGKTHENIKTIRPLKDGVIADFDASEKMINMFISDIPALKKKWLKPSLRMVVCIPSGITEVEMRAVKESAERVNGKEVYLIHEPMAAAIGIGVDIMQPKGNMVVDIGGGTTEIAVIALGGIVCDKSIKIAGDVFTNDIVYYMRTQHNLYVGERTAEKIKIQIGAATEDLELPPDEMDVQGRDLLTGKPKQVQTSYREIAKALDKSILRIEDAVMETLSQTPPELAADIYNTGIYLAGGGSMLRGLDKRLSQKTDLPVYIAEDPLRAVVRGTGICLKNLNKYKSVLIK
- a CDS encoding exosortase F system-associated membrane protein; the encoded protein is MKRTLKIFGFIILAGLLVLIRTFENSLFYDPLLLFFEMDYKSMPLPKMDTFALQTGIALRFLLNTIISLAILWLVFKDREIIKLSLILYSILFAILFMAFSFIIFTSEESSGHFVLFYVRRFLIQPLLLLILLPAFYFQKYKSS
- a CDS encoding GAF domain-containing protein; protein product: MPFTHLKPKVTTILANDNESAEQRLKEVCELLQSSIGYYDWVGFYFANEAEKTLHLKAFAGEPTDHTVIPFGKGICGQVAVSNKNFVVPDVKAQDNYIACSITVKSEIVIPLFKDGKNIGQIDIDSHVEDPFSPEDERFLEWVNEEVAKIL
- a CDS encoding DUF305 domain-containing protein, producing MKKSNYTKFILMLATSFVAMYITMYLNTYEIDHVYFSLTRFYMACIGISAMAIIMLLFMLKIYKNKKKNRAIVIGSILLFISATLLVRQQQPIGDILWMKAMIPHHSIAILTSKRADIEDPEVKLLAEEIIKAQEREIEEMKGYIKRLEAKK
- the xrtF gene encoding exosortase family protein XrtF — encoded protein: MNKLFEKYKTVIRFVLLFMGTYLLLSVGYSFYLTISGDGNYFPDFVTNLVALQSATILESVGFTSGLTPDLMEKSMLLTIDNSYTVSIVEGCNSISVIILFVAFVIAFAENFKKTVLFILAGAVLIYIVNLLRIAILVVALYKYPQYENVLHSVVFPGIIYSLVFILWMIWVRMLKPNSAK